One window from the genome of Streptomyces cadmiisoli encodes:
- a CDS encoding ABC transporter ATP-binding protein — MTDTAIELRSVSRRFGSGDNAVTALDEVSLAFPKGTFTAVMGPSGSGKSTLLQCAAGLDRPTSGSVAMGGTEMTRLSETQLTLLRRERIGFVFQAFNLLPSLTAEQNVALPLRLAGRRPSKARVREVLGQVGLGNRARHRPSEMSGGQQQRVALARALITRPEVLFGDEPTGALDSRTGRQVLALLRGMADREGQTIIMVTHDPVAASSADRVVFLFDGRVNGELIGAGADDIAARLTKLEAVPC; from the coding sequence ATGACCGACACCGCCATCGAGTTGCGCTCCGTCAGCAGACGGTTCGGCTCGGGCGACAACGCCGTGACCGCGCTCGACGAGGTCTCGCTCGCCTTCCCCAAGGGCACGTTCACCGCCGTCATGGGGCCGTCCGGATCGGGCAAGTCGACCCTGCTGCAGTGCGCGGCAGGTCTCGACCGGCCCACTTCCGGCTCGGTCGCGATGGGCGGGACCGAGATGACGAGACTGAGCGAGACCCAGCTGACCCTGCTGCGCCGGGAGCGCATCGGCTTCGTCTTCCAGGCCTTCAACCTGCTTCCGTCCCTGACGGCCGAGCAGAACGTGGCACTGCCGCTGAGACTCGCCGGTCGCCGTCCCTCCAAGGCCCGTGTACGGGAGGTGCTGGGGCAGGTCGGTCTCGGCAATCGGGCGCGGCACCGGCCGAGCGAGATGTCCGGCGGCCAGCAGCAGCGCGTCGCCCTGGCCCGTGCCCTGATCACCCGCCCCGAGGTGCTGTTCGGCGACGAGCCGACCGGTGCCCTGGACTCGCGGACCGGCCGACAGGTGCTGGCCCTGCTGCGCGGCATGGCCGACCGCGAGGGCCAGACGATCATCATGGTCACCCACGACCCGGTCGCCGCCTCCAGCGCCGACCGCGTGGTCTTCCTCTTCGACGGGCGCGTCAACGGCGAGCTGATCGGGGCCGGCGCCGACGACATCGCGGCACGCCTCACCAAGCTGGAGGCCGTGCCGTGCTGA
- a CDS encoding ABC transporter permease: MLSLVLGTLRTRWVTFVGGFVALSLGVALLAVMGLALASSLDAPDRRPERFAAAPVLVQGAHTLRVPTPAGQRTQKLAHPRAVPAGTVAKLEELGAVVADRTFPVRVANGPDDLVGHPWSTAAFAPYEITAGRAPKAADEVVVSGDWVKPGARVPTGRGSVRVVGTVADRGFENAVFYTDARAARLSPISVQLAVDADAAAVREAVRGSDGVHVLTGDARRYADADPERDSEAITAMNAMFGTAGGVSAFVSVFVVASTFTFAVAQRGREFGLLRTAGATTGQIRRMVFAEALVVGVLASATGCLLGSYGAPRLADRVVDGGLAPSWFTIGDHTWPYHMAFWTGLLVALCVAAASWRAGRTGPAQALREASVDIGTMTWPRRLCGTALLLSAAVTLGLALAGDPGELLHRKTYVSRPMLLITAFALLAPVVVRPLARLLAWLPAQLPGAGGMLVRENAAAGVRRTAAIAAPVLVTVALAGSLLGSTATLDEAKATETREQTAADFVVTPASGTDFDAATLTGLREVPGAKVSATSSSAVYVLEDGVALIKSRARAAEAGPLAATTRLPLAVGEVSDLDDGSIIVNSEWQRHTVGQRVQVWLGDGTEKTLRIAAVMTTGTGDNGVYVTPRNAPGALVDRADVTLADGADAGAVAVGLRDAVRDSGGQVRTKAQWVEATYPDRDRTTWLGFVLVLGIALLYTGISLANTMIMATSDRVRELAVLRLAGATRWQVLRLVGAEALMVVAVGALLGLLVTGLNLAGVWGALGVLSVWTTIELPWIAIGVTVAACAVVAVVSSVVPAALVLRRRAVEIAGLRE, translated from the coding sequence GTGCTGAGTCTTGTCCTGGGCACACTGCGCACCCGCTGGGTCACCTTCGTCGGCGGCTTCGTGGCACTCTCGCTCGGCGTCGCGCTGCTCGCCGTGATGGGGCTGGCCCTCGCCTCCTCCCTCGACGCGCCCGACCGACGGCCCGAGCGGTTCGCCGCCGCGCCGGTGCTCGTCCAGGGCGCGCACACCCTGCGGGTGCCCACCCCTGCAGGCCAACGCACCCAGAAGCTGGCGCACCCCCGAGCCGTGCCCGCCGGGACCGTCGCGAAGCTCGAGGAACTCGGTGCCGTCGTCGCGGACCGGACGTTCCCGGTGCGGGTCGCGAACGGACCGGACGACCTGGTGGGCCACCCCTGGTCCACCGCGGCCTTCGCCCCGTACGAGATCACTGCGGGGCGTGCGCCGAAGGCCGCCGACGAGGTCGTCGTGAGCGGCGACTGGGTGAAGCCCGGCGCGCGCGTTCCGACCGGCCGTGGCAGCGTACGGGTCGTCGGCACGGTCGCCGACCGGGGCTTCGAGAACGCGGTCTTCTACACCGATGCCCGGGCCGCTCGACTGTCGCCGATCAGCGTCCAGCTGGCCGTCGACGCGGACGCGGCGGCCGTGCGCGAAGCGGTGCGAGGCAGCGACGGTGTCCACGTCCTCACCGGTGACGCGCGCCGCTACGCCGATGCCGACCCCGAACGTGACAGCGAGGCCATCACCGCCATGAACGCCATGTTCGGCACGGCCGGCGGCGTTTCAGCCTTCGTATCGGTCTTCGTGGTGGCATCCACCTTCACCTTCGCGGTCGCCCAGCGGGGCCGGGAGTTCGGGCTGCTGCGCACCGCCGGGGCCACCACGGGCCAGATCCGCCGCATGGTGTTCGCCGAGGCACTCGTGGTCGGCGTGCTCGCCTCCGCCACCGGCTGCCTGCTCGGCTCCTACGGCGCACCGCGGCTGGCCGATCGGGTGGTCGACGGCGGACTCGCGCCGAGCTGGTTCACGATCGGCGACCACACCTGGCCGTACCACATGGCGTTCTGGACCGGTCTGCTCGTCGCCCTGTGCGTCGCCGCCGCCTCCTGGCGGGCCGGTCGGACGGGCCCCGCCCAAGCACTGCGCGAGGCGTCCGTGGACATCGGGACGATGACGTGGCCGCGCCGACTGTGCGGCACGGCACTGCTGCTGTCGGCCGCGGTCACGCTCGGCCTGGCCTTGGCCGGCGACCCGGGAGAACTGTTGCACCGCAAGACCTACGTGAGCCGACCGATGCTGCTGATCACCGCCTTCGCCCTGCTGGCACCCGTCGTGGTGCGACCGCTGGCCCGGCTGCTGGCCTGGTTGCCGGCCCAACTGCCCGGAGCTGGGGGCATGCTGGTGCGCGAGAACGCGGCCGCCGGGGTCCGTCGCACCGCGGCGATCGCGGCACCCGTCCTGGTCACGGTAGCCCTCGCGGGCTCGCTGCTCGGCTCCACCGCCACGCTGGACGAGGCGAAGGCCACCGAGACCCGCGAGCAGACCGCCGCCGACTTCGTCGTCACTCCGGCAAGCGGGACGGACTTCGACGCGGCGACACTCACCGGACTGCGCGAGGTGCCCGGTGCGAAGGTGTCGGCCACTTCCTCCAGCGCCGTCTACGTCCTGGAGGACGGCGTCGCGCTCATCAAGTCCCGAGCCCGTGCGGCTGAGGCCGGCCCGCTCGCGGCCACCACACGTCTGCCTCTCGCCGTCGGAGAGGTGAGCGACCTCGACGACGGATCGATCATCGTCAACAGCGAGTGGCAGCGGCACACCGTGGGTCAGCGGGTCCAGGTGTGGCTCGGCGACGGCACGGAGAAGACGCTGCGGATCGCCGCGGTGATGACCACCGGCACCGGGGACAATGGTGTCTACGTCACTCCGCGCAACGCCCCCGGCGCGCTTGTCGACCGCGCCGACGTCACCCTTGCCGACGGTGCCGACGCGGGGGCCGTGGCCGTCGGACTGCGCGACGCGGTGCGGGACTCGGGCGGGCAGGTGCGCACCAAGGCCCAGTGGGTCGAGGCCACTTACCCGGACCGTGACCGGACGACCTGGCTCGGCTTCGTGCTCGTCCTGGGCATCGCCCTCCTCTACACGGGCATCTCGCTGGCCAACACCATGATCATGGCGACCTCCGACCGCGTGCGCGAGCTGGCCGTGCTGCGCCTCGCCGGGGCCACCAGGTGGCAGGTGCTGCGGCTGGTCGGCGCGGAGGCATTGATGGTGGTCGCGGTGGGCGCCCTGCTCGGGCTGTTGGTCACCGGCCTCAATCTGGCGG